The following are from one region of the Paenibacillus sp. KS-LC4 genome:
- a CDS encoding biotin--[acetyl-CoA-carboxylase] ligase, whose product MSHENLLRLFADREGEYVSGEHISRELNVSRTAVWKQIRKLESQGYEFEASRRLGYRLLSMPDKLNMAALLTSLKTRSFGQKLQVLESVESTQNIAQMLAEDGAEEGTLVVAEQQLSGRGRMGRGWISPLGKGIWMSMVMRPTVPIYFAPQLTLLTAVALCRSLKRLTKLDIGIKWPNDLLIHGKKISGILLESAAEDERLRYVIAGIGISVNLQQADYPEELLEKATSLRLASGEKQVREAIIADFLLEWEQLYELYQSEGFAPIVTLWESLSISLHKPATLITPQGVVEGTPRGLDASGALIVEKPDGSRSLIFSAEMGEPRSK is encoded by the coding sequence ATGAGCCATGAAAACTTGCTGCGTTTGTTTGCGGATCGTGAAGGCGAATATGTATCAGGCGAACATATTAGCCGTGAGCTGAATGTAAGCCGTACAGCAGTGTGGAAGCAAATACGCAAGCTGGAGTCCCAAGGATATGAATTTGAAGCTTCACGCAGGCTCGGCTATCGTCTGCTTTCGATGCCGGACAAGCTCAATATGGCAGCTTTGCTAACCAGTCTTAAAACCAGAAGCTTCGGCCAAAAGCTGCAGGTGCTGGAATCGGTTGAATCGACGCAAAATATTGCACAAATGCTCGCAGAAGATGGTGCAGAAGAAGGTACGCTCGTTGTTGCTGAGCAGCAGCTAAGCGGGCGTGGCCGAATGGGGCGTGGCTGGATCTCGCCTCTGGGCAAAGGGATATGGATGAGTATGGTCATGCGCCCGACGGTGCCGATTTATTTTGCCCCGCAGCTTACCCTGCTTACGGCAGTCGCGTTATGCCGCAGCCTAAAGCGGCTGACGAAGCTTGACATTGGCATCAAATGGCCAAACGATCTGCTCATTCATGGAAAAAAAATTAGCGGCATATTACTGGAATCCGCCGCAGAGGATGAACGGCTGCGCTATGTCATCGCTGGAATTGGCATCAGCGTGAATTTGCAGCAGGCCGATTATCCCGAGGAGCTTTTGGAGAAAGCGACCTCCCTGCGTTTGGCAAGCGGCGAGAAGCAGGTGCGTGAAGCGATAATCGCCGATTTTTTGCTGGAGTGGGAGCAGCTTTATGAGCTGTATCAAAGCGAGGGCTTTGCCCCGATTGTGACGCTATGGGAATCGCTTTCGATATCGCTTCATAAGCCAGCAACGCTCATAACCCCGCAAGGCGTCGTTGAAGGCACGCCGAGGGGGCTTGATGCCAGCGGAGCGCTTATTGTGGAAAAGCCGGACGGCAGCCGGTCGCTTATTTTTTCAGCAGAAATGGGCGAGCCCCGGAGCAAGTAA
- a CDS encoding CCA tRNA nucleotidyltransferase: protein MERCTSIPNAMREALPILATLNEHGYEAVFVGGCVRDTVMGLALKDVDIATSATPEQVVALFAYCIPTGLQHGTVTVMQDGTGYEVTTYRKESVYEKHRRPESVAFISELKEDLLRRDLTINAMAMRVNGDYFDPYGGMGDIELKQVRCVGDAEARFQEDALRMLRALRFASQFRFRIVYRTWRALIKHRELLRYVAMERVQAELDKMIGGPAPHYAAALLAGSGLLAYTLEPLPGARALLAEAAKMERVQLDYLTTLRGTDIRYAALMTRPGVTQAEAKATLQALRMSGSRSSVIMAIVTLHHELLADRGLTGEKLRTSWIEAVLRYGRDAAESWLHIAEANGQEHPFSADVPSMKHWLSELEITSLKELAINGNQLAAYLDRKPGVWMGETLKRLLLLVALGELSNSQEQLQNQVDRWKEETDEP, encoded by the coding sequence ATGGAGCGCTGCACCTCGATTCCAAATGCGATGCGAGAGGCGCTGCCCATTCTCGCAACCTTGAACGAGCACGGCTATGAAGCTGTGTTCGTTGGAGGCTGCGTGAGGGATACCGTAATGGGCCTCGCGCTTAAAGATGTAGATATTGCGACGTCGGCGACACCAGAGCAGGTAGTTGCCTTATTTGCGTATTGTATTCCAACCGGCCTACAGCATGGGACGGTGACAGTGATGCAGGATGGAACCGGTTATGAGGTGACGACGTATCGCAAGGAATCGGTATATGAGAAGCATCGCAGGCCGGAAAGCGTGGCTTTTATTTCGGAGCTGAAGGAAGATTTGCTGCGGCGGGATTTAACGATTAATGCGATGGCGATGCGCGTAAACGGCGATTATTTCGATCCTTATGGCGGCATGGGCGACATTGAGCTCAAGCAGGTGCGCTGTGTAGGCGACGCGGAAGCAAGGTTTCAAGAGGATGCGCTTCGTATGCTGCGTGCCCTTCGCTTCGCTTCGCAGTTTCGCTTTCGGATCGTGTATCGCACTTGGCGGGCGCTGATTAAGCATCGCGAGCTGCTGCGCTACGTAGCGATGGAGCGTGTGCAGGCTGAGCTCGATAAAATGATTGGCGGCCCCGCTCCTCATTATGCTGCAGCGCTGCTCGCTGGCAGCGGGCTGCTTGCTTACACGCTTGAGCCTTTGCCGGGAGCTCGCGCCTTGCTAGCTGAGGCTGCGAAGATGGAGCGTGTGCAGCTGGATTATTTGACCACGCTTAGAGGTACGGACATTCGTTATGCCGCATTGATGACGCGGCCAGGCGTAACACAAGCGGAGGCCAAGGCGACGCTGCAGGCACTGCGCATGTCAGGAAGCCGCAGCAGCGTTATAATGGCGATTGTAACGCTTCATCATGAGCTGCTCGCAGACCGAGGACTGACCGGAGAGAAGCTTCGGACAAGCTGGATTGAAGCCGTGCTGCGCTATGGGCGAGATGCAGCCGAAAGCTGGCTGCATATTGCGGAAGCCAATGGGCAAGAGCACCCTTTTTCCGCTGATGTACCGAGTATGAAGCATTGGTTGTCGGAGCTGGAAATTACCTCGCTCAAGGAGCTGGCGATAAACGGTAATCAGCTTGCAGCCTACTTGGATCGCAAACCGGGCGTCTGGATGGGCGAGACGCTGAAACGGCTGCTGCTGTTAGTTGCGCTTGGCGAGCTCTCTAATTCGCAGGAACAGCTGCAGAATCAAGTTGACAGATGGAAGGAAGAGACGGATGAGCCATGA
- the panC gene encoding pantoate--beta-alanine ligase: protein MILCRTIDELKEQQKKMWNGGSKPSIGFVPTMGYLHEGHASLMRQSAAENDITVLSIFVNPLQFGPNEDFETYPRNEQRDLSIAAENGVDLVFMPAVSEMYPRKVLTKVLVSEVTDRLCGASRPGHFDGVGTVVSKLFHLVQPQRAYFGMKDAQQVAVIAQMTDDLNFPITIVPCPIVREPDGLALSSRNVYLNSEQRAQAAVLSSSLAKAREWMKDASITPAALVNKVRAAINEAPLANIDYVEVLEYPALAAPAADVPFQSAQQRYILALAVKFGTTRLIDNELFEPLEVNGNV from the coding sequence GTGATTTTGTGCCGAACCATAGATGAGCTAAAAGAGCAGCAAAAGAAAATGTGGAACGGAGGCAGCAAGCCAAGTATCGGTTTTGTGCCGACGATGGGTTATTTGCATGAAGGACATGCCAGTTTAATGAGGCAGTCAGCAGCGGAAAATGATATCACCGTGCTTTCAATTTTCGTCAATCCGCTGCAATTTGGGCCAAACGAGGATTTTGAAACGTACCCGCGCAATGAGCAGCGCGATCTTTCCATTGCTGCTGAAAATGGTGTCGATCTGGTATTTATGCCAGCCGTCAGCGAAATGTATCCGCGCAAGGTGCTGACGAAGGTGCTCGTCAGCGAGGTGACAGACCGCTTGTGCGGTGCATCGCGCCCGGGACATTTTGACGGCGTTGGGACGGTTGTCAGCAAGCTGTTTCATCTGGTGCAGCCACAACGGGCATACTTTGGCATGAAGGATGCTCAGCAGGTCGCGGTCATTGCCCAAATGACCGATGACTTAAATTTTCCGATAACGATCGTGCCCTGCCCGATTGTAAGGGAGCCGGATGGCCTTGCGCTCAGCTCGCGCAATGTGTATTTGAATTCGGAGCAGCGGGCACAGGCTGCTGTCCTTTCTTCATCGCTTGCAAAAGCGCGGGAATGGATGAAGGACGCCTCGATAACGCCAGCAGCGCTTGTGAATAAAGTTCGTGCTGCAATTAACGAAGCGCCGCTTGCAAATATTGATTATGTCGAAGTGCTGGAATACCCAGCGCTTGCTGCACCTGCTGCTGACGTTCCTTTTCAAAGCGCCCAACAGCGTTATATTTTGGCTTTAGCCGTAAAATTCGGGACGACCCGTTTAATTGATAATGAGCTGTTTGAACCTTTGGAGGTGAATGGCAATGTTTAG
- the dapB gene encoding 4-hydroxy-tetrahydrodipicolinate reductase, which translates to MGREVVKMVLEDEALELVSAVAPSAGAVDAGSFANKPNTGIIACKTIEEALSSAKADVMVDFTAPHAAYEHTKTAIEFGVRPIMGTTGFTPEQIEELNQRCIEKQLGGLIAPNFSIGAILMMKFAAQASKYLPHVEIIEYHGDHKLDAPSGTSIKTAELIAEARQELRQGNPNEKETIEGARGGYYNGFRIHSVRLPGVFAQQEVVFGGYGQSLKIRHDSYDRAGYMPGVNVAIKKVMGYSGLIYGFEHLMD; encoded by the coding sequence ATGGGCCGTGAAGTGGTAAAAATGGTGCTGGAGGATGAGGCGCTGGAGCTCGTATCCGCCGTCGCGCCTTCAGCAGGCGCTGTAGATGCAGGAAGCTTTGCGAATAAGCCTAATACGGGAATTATCGCTTGCAAGACGATTGAAGAGGCGCTTAGCAGCGCAAAGGCCGATGTTATGGTAGATTTTACGGCTCCGCATGCTGCCTATGAACATACAAAAACAGCCATTGAATTCGGCGTTCGTCCTATAATGGGAACGACGGGTTTTACGCCTGAGCAAATTGAAGAGCTTAACCAGCGTTGTATCGAGAAGCAGCTTGGCGGGCTCATTGCGCCTAACTTTTCAATTGGCGCTATTCTGATGATGAAGTTTGCAGCACAGGCATCCAAATATTTGCCGCATGTTGAAATTATCGAATATCATGGCGATCACAAGCTTGATGCCCCTTCTGGCACCTCGATCAAGACGGCAGAGCTCATTGCAGAGGCTCGCCAAGAGCTGCGCCAAGGCAATCCTAACGAGAAGGAAACGATCGAAGGAGCAAGAGGCGGCTACTATAATGGCTTCCGTATACATAGTGTGAGACTGCCTGGCGTATTTGCGCAGCAGGAAGTTGTATTTGGCGGTTATGGCCAATCGCTCAAAATTCGCCATGACTCCTATGACCGTGCGGGCTATATGCCGGGCGTTAATGTCGCAATCAAGAAAGTGATGGGTTACAGTGGATTAATATACGGTTTCGAGCATTTGATGGATTAG
- the bshB1 gene encoding bacillithiol biosynthesis deacetylase BshB1, translating to MSEPLDILVFGAHADDAEIGMGGTIAKHTMAGMLVGICDLTEAEMSSNGTVEQRRREADNAAAVLGLYSRTNLQLPDRGLELTRSNIDSIVAEIRRSRPRIVFAPYWVDRHPDHIACSKLVEEAVFNAKLRKYMPELPPVQVQQLIYYYINDMEQVSLVVDISEQYETKRQSLLAYRSQFEAISGEEDRVSTPLTDRYVERVEARDMLLGQARSWKYAEGFALKRPHEVKMF from the coding sequence ATGAGTGAGCCGTTAGATATTCTCGTATTTGGCGCACATGCAGATGATGCTGAGATTGGAATGGGCGGTACCATTGCCAAACATACGATGGCAGGCATGCTGGTTGGTATTTGTGATTTAACGGAAGCGGAAATGTCTTCGAACGGCACCGTAGAGCAGCGAAGGCGAGAGGCCGATAACGCCGCTGCGGTGCTTGGTCTTTATTCACGGACCAATTTGCAGCTGCCGGATCGCGGACTTGAGCTTACCCGCAGCAACATCGACAGCATTGTGGCTGAAATCCGCCGCAGCCGCCCGCGCATCGTATTTGCGCCGTATTGGGTTGATCGGCATCCTGATCATATTGCATGCAGCAAGCTGGTCGAGGAGGCTGTATTTAATGCCAAGCTGCGAAAATATATGCCGGAACTGCCGCCTGTTCAGGTGCAGCAGCTCATATATTATTACATAAATGACATGGAGCAGGTTTCACTCGTTGTAGACATCAGTGAGCAATACGAAACGAAGCGCCAATCGCTGCTTGCTTATCGCTCGCAGTTTGAGGCCATTTCCGGGGAGGAAGACCGCGTGTCGACGCCGCTCACCGACCGCTATGTGGAACGGGTGGAAGCGAGAGATATGCTGCTTGGTCAAGCACGCTCCTGGAAATATGCGGAAGGCTTTGCTTTGAAACGGCCCCATGAAGTGAAGATGTTTTAG
- the panB gene encoding 3-methyl-2-oxobutanoate hydroxymethyltransferase produces MRKRLTITNLQQMKVESNKLTVMTAYDYPSAMLSEEAGVDIILVGDSLGNVVLGYETTLPVTLDDMIYHTKAVARGARNTFIVTDMPFMTYGIGREATLRNAARMMQEGGGQSLKLEGGEEIADEVAALVKAGIPVMGHIGLKPQSIHTHGGFKVQGKQEAEAEQLLRDAKALEQAGAYAIVLELVTETIADRISRELSIPTIGIGAGRGCDGQVLVYHDILQYSSPVIKKKMVKVYADIGSTIRDAIGAFVGEVKSGAFPAEEHVFGKRSENAVDSLYGGSATREHASDDQSAGGMKQAVEEAERRDFVPNHR; encoded by the coding sequence ATGAGGAAACGTTTAACGATAACGAACTTGCAGCAAATGAAAGTGGAGAGCAATAAGCTTACGGTCATGACCGCTTATGATTACCCTTCAGCTATGCTTTCGGAGGAGGCGGGCGTCGATATTATTCTTGTAGGGGATTCGCTCGGCAATGTGGTGCTCGGTTATGAGACGACGCTTCCGGTCACGTTAGACGATATGATCTATCATACGAAGGCGGTAGCACGCGGAGCGCGCAATACGTTTATTGTGACAGATATGCCATTTATGACTTACGGCATCGGGCGTGAAGCTACGCTGCGCAATGCAGCTAGAATGATGCAGGAGGGCGGCGGCCAGTCGCTTAAGCTTGAGGGCGGAGAAGAAATTGCAGACGAGGTCGCAGCGCTTGTTAAAGCGGGTATACCTGTGATGGGGCATATTGGGCTGAAGCCGCAGTCGATTCATACGCATGGCGGCTTTAAGGTGCAAGGAAAACAGGAGGCGGAGGCAGAGCAACTGCTGCGGGATGCCAAGGCGCTTGAACAGGCGGGTGCTTACGCTATTGTATTGGAGTTGGTCACGGAGACGATAGCGGACCGTATTAGCCGCGAGCTGTCCATTCCGACGATTGGAATCGGGGCTGGCCGTGGCTGTGATGGACAGGTGCTGGTGTATCACGACATCCTGCAATATTCATCACCCGTCATTAAGAAAAAAATGGTGAAGGTTTACGCCGATATCGGCTCGACGATACGCGATGCTATCGGCGCTTTTGTAGGTGAAGTCAAATCCGGTGCGTTTCCAGCGGAGGAGCATGTTTTCGGCAAAAGGTCTGAGAACGCTGTAGACAGCCTCTATGGCGGATCAGCGACCCGTGAGCATGCAAGTGATGATCAAAGTGCGGGTGGAATGAAGCAAGCTGTAGAGGAGGCTGAGCGGCGTGATTTTGTGCCGAACCATAGATGA
- the mgsA gene encoding methylglyoxal synthase, whose translation MKIAFIAHDRKKEEIVNFVIAYEKVFVGHELYSTGTTGTRIMEQTDLSIHRFMSGPLGGDQQIGALVAQNEMDLIIFLRDPLMAQPHEPDIIALLRLCDVQGIPVATNVATAELLVKALERGDFAWRELVHKYKPELPL comes from the coding sequence ATGAAAATAGCATTCATCGCGCACGACCGAAAGAAAGAAGAGATCGTCAACTTTGTTATTGCTTACGAGAAGGTTTTTGTAGGGCATGAGCTCTATTCAACAGGTACGACCGGCACGAGAATTATGGAGCAGACGGATTTGAGCATCCACCGCTTCATGTCGGGCCCGCTTGGCGGCGACCAGCAAATCGGCGCCCTTGTTGCTCAAAACGAAATGGATCTGATTATATTCCTGCGTGACCCGCTTATGGCGCAGCCGCATGAGCCAGATATTATTGCACTGCTTCGTCTTTGCGATGTGCAGGGCATTCCGGTTGCGACAAACGTAGCGACAGCCGAATTGCTGGTCAAGGCGCTGGAACGCGGAGATTTTGCCTGGAGAGAGCTTGTTCATAAGTACAAGCCTGAATTGCCGCTATGA
- the bshA gene encoding N-acetyl-alpha-D-glucosaminyl L-malate synthase BshA has product MARKLKIGITCYPTLGGSGVVATELGKLLAERGHEIHFITHSIPFRLGHFNKNIFFHEVEVNDYYVFRFPPYDLSLASKMAQVAKMEKLDLLHVHYAVPHAVCAHLAKQMIGEELKTVTTLHGTDITVLAQDESLKDLIRLAINKSDAVTAVSQDLIQETRKLLDITKPIDLTYNFVDKRIYYPRDVASLRLDYASPNEKILMHISNFRPVKRVSDVIEIFQQVAKTVPSKLLLVGEGPELSKIQCKIREMGLEDRVVFLGKQEDVAQVISLADVLLLPSEKESFGLVALEAMACGVPTIGSTAGGIPELVTHGETGFLSPIGDVDSMAANAIRLLTDEELHAKFKEACIYRSCHAFCNDRITAEYEEIYYRVLGLEAELPASAVVCE; this is encoded by the coding sequence ATGGCACGTAAGTTGAAAATTGGGATAACCTGTTATCCTACGCTTGGCGGCTCTGGTGTCGTTGCGACTGAGCTCGGCAAGCTGCTTGCAGAGCGAGGACATGAAATTCATTTTATAACGCACAGCATTCCGTTCCGGCTAGGCCATTTTAATAAAAACATTTTTTTTCATGAAGTTGAAGTCAATGATTATTATGTGTTTCGTTTTCCGCCTTACGATTTATCACTGGCAAGCAAGATGGCACAGGTTGCCAAGATGGAGAAGCTGGATTTGCTTCATGTGCATTATGCGGTTCCGCACGCCGTCTGTGCTCATCTTGCCAAGCAGATGATTGGCGAGGAGCTCAAGACGGTTACAACGCTGCATGGAACAGATATTACAGTGCTCGCGCAGGATGAGTCGCTTAAGGACTTGATCAGACTTGCCATTAATAAAAGTGATGCTGTAACGGCGGTTTCCCAAGATTTGATTCAGGAGACAAGAAAGCTGCTTGATATTACGAAGCCGATTGATCTCACCTATAATTTTGTTGACAAGCGCATTTATTATCCGCGGGACGTCGCCTCGCTGCGACTGGATTACGCCAGCCCGAATGAAAAAATATTAATGCATATTTCCAATTTCCGTCCTGTAAAGCGGGTATCAGATGTCATTGAAATTTTCCAGCAGGTTGCTAAGACGGTACCTTCGAAGCTGCTATTAGTCGGAGAAGGACCAGAGCTATCAAAAATTCAGTGCAAAATCCGTGAAATGGGACTGGAGGATCGCGTCGTGTTTCTGGGCAAGCAGGAGGATGTGGCGCAAGTGATATCGCTCGCTGATGTGCTGCTGCTCCCGTCAGAGAAGGAGAGCTTCGGTCTGGTAGCGCTGGAGGCCATGGCTTGCGGCGTACCGACAATTGGCTCGACAGCAGGCGGTATCCCTGAGCTGGTGACGCATGGTGAAACGGGCTTCCTTAGCCCGATTGGCGATGTGGACAGCATGGCGGCCAATGCCATTCGTTTGCTAACAGATGAAGAGCTGCATGCGAAGTTTAAAGAAGCATGCATCTACCGCTCCTGTCATGCTTTCTGCAATGATCGCATTACGGCTGAATATGAAGAAATTTATTATCGCGTGCTAGGCCTAGAAGCTGAGCTTCCTGCCTCTGCGGTCGTTTGCGAATAA